The following coding sequences lie in one Miscanthus floridulus cultivar M001 chromosome 9, ASM1932011v1, whole genome shotgun sequence genomic window:
- the LOC136481145 gene encoding scarecrow-like protein 9: MVSVCRTYSVFSQAGRVAPKRYLSDLLRMLSSREGGPQEVRLTSIDNLLPGFHPGQLIEETGRRLSDCARQFRVPFKFHAIAAKLEVVCADDMDIDPNEVLVGVSHFCFKNLMDESVILDRPNTRDTVLNNITKMRPKVFIHDIANGSYSGAFFVPRFREALNHFAAVFDAMDTIMLPENQNRRLVEEWLAACAMNVIACEGVDRVSWPHNTTTEWTCCPGR; the protein is encoded by the coding sequence ATGGTTTCCGTTTGTCGGACTTACTCCGTGTTCTCTCAAGCAGGGAGGGTGGCCCCCAAGAGGTATTTGTCGGACTTACTCCGTATGCTCTCAAGCAGGGAGGGTGGCCCCCAAGAGGTAAGGCTCACCAGTATTGACAATCTGCTGCCTGGGTTCCATCCAGGCCAACTCATTGAGGAGACAGGGCGCCGCCTCAGTGACTGTGCTCGTCAGTTTAGGGTCCCATTCAAGTTCCATGCTATCGCAGCAAAATTAGAGGTTGTCTGTGCCGACGACATGGACATTGATCCCAATGAGGTGCTTGTCGGCGTCTCCCATTTCTGTTTCAAAAACTTGATGGATGAGAGTGTCATTCTAGACAGGCCAAACACCAGAGACACAGTGCTCAACAACATCACCAAGATGAGGCCGAAAGTGTTCATCCATGATATTGCCAATGGATCATACAGTGGGGCTTTCTTTGTTCCAAGGTTCCGTGAGGCGCTCAACCACTTTGCTGCAGTGTTTGACGCGATGGACACCATTATGCTGCCAGAAAACCAGAACAGGCGGCTGGTTGAGGAGTGGTTAGCAGCGTGCGCCATGAACGTCATCGCGTGTGAGGGTGTGGACAGGGTGTCGTGGCCTCacaacactactacagaatggacttgttgtcccgggcggtaa